The genomic interval ATGGCGGCGTGCAGCTGCCATCGCCCCGGCCTTCGCAGGGCTGCCGCGCGCTCGAGCGCTCGCTGTCCTGCCGCGATGAGCGCCTCATCCCAACGCGAACGATCCTGATCGGCCAGCAGCACGAGTTCACCGTCGACTGCGCGTGCGCGCTCCCGGCTCCGGTGGAAGGACAGCAGCGCCACCAGTCCGTGTGCTTCGGGCTCGTCAGACAGCGCCGTCGCGATCACCTGAGCAAGCCAGAGGGCGTCGTCGGCCACATCGCGATCGGCCGCCGCATCGCCACCGTCGATGAGGTGCGCTTCGCTGTACATCACCGAGACGACGGTGAGCACGATATCGAGACGCGATGATCGCTCGTCACCCTGCGGGACCCGCAGCGGAATGCCGCTCGCGGTGATCTTCCGCTTCGCACGGACGATGCGCTGGCCCACAGCCGTCGGCGTGCTCAGCGTCGCACGTGCGATCTGTGCGGTCGTCAGACCGCACACCGCACGCAGCGTCAGAGCCAGCTGCGCAGCGGCGGGAAGCGCGGGATGACAGCAGGCGAAAAGGGTCGGCAGTCGTTCATCCGTCTCGGCGGGCCCCTCGCCGTCGTGTTCGGTCAGACTCTCGCCGATCTGCGCCAGCTTCTCGCGGTACCGCTTCTTGCGTCGCAGCCGGTCCAGCGCGTTGCGGCGCGCCGCGGTCGTCAGCCATCCGCCGGGGTTGGGCGGCACACCGCTCCGGCGCCAGTGGATGAGCGCTTCCTCGACCGCTTCGGCGACGGCTTCTTCGGCCAGCTCGAAGCTGCCCAGCCGTGTGGTCAATGCCCCGACGATCCGTGCTGATTCGGCGCGCACCACGCTGCTGAGAACGCGGTCGGATGCCGCGTCGCCAGGCGCCGCGGCATCCGACCTGTTCATCGTCTGATCGGGATCACTGCTCGAACTGGCTGTAGTCCGTGACCGCAGGACGGATCTCGACAGAGGTGCCCTCGAGTTCGAGCATCGGCCAGGACCTGGCCAGCGCGATCGCCGCGTCCAGGTCGGCCACGTCGATCAGCGTGAATCCGCCGACGGCCTCGCGGGCCTCGGTGAACGGGCCGTCCACGACGACCGGCCCCTGTGCTCCGTGCCGAACGGTGGTGGCCGTCTCGACCGGCTGCAACTCAGCGCCGCTGTCCACGATGGCGGCCTCGTTGTCTTGGAACCACTGGTAGACCCGGCCGTACAGCTCCTCACCGACCTCGGGTGAGAGTGCCGCGTCGTTCGTGGGGGTGGAGGTGAACATGATGACGTATTTCACGGCAGTAGTCCTTTCGTCAAGTGAACCGTGTCACCTTCACCACGAACGGACAAGGGCGAATTCGACACCTCGACGAAGACTCCGAGAAGTCTTCGTCACCCTCCGAGGATGTTCATCGGCTTGAAGATGTCGGCGAGCAGCAGCAGCGCCCCCATGCCGATCAGCAGCACCGCGACTATCACCGTGAGGGGCACGAGTTTCGTGGCATCCACCGGCTTCGGCTGCGGGCGTCCCGTGAGCTTCGCCCACAGGCGTTTGAGTCCGTCCCAGAGCGCGACGACGACGTGCCCGCCATCCAGCGGCAGCAACGGCACCAGGTTGAAGACGAACAGGGCGATGTTCAGAGCAGCGAGCAAGTTCATCAGCACGACGAGCCGGTTCAGCACCGGAGCATCCGTCGCGGCGACCTCACCGGCGATGCGGCCGACGCCGACCACGCTGAGCGGGCCGTTCGGGTCACGCTCCTGATCAGTGAACAACGAGACGCCGACGTCCCAGAGCTTCGCAGGCAGGTTGACGATCAGCGAGGCGACCGCGCCGGTCTGCTGCATCGCGAGGTCGGTGCCGGTGCCGATCGGCTGTCGCACGTACTCGATCTGCGAGGTGACTCCGGCGTAGCCGACGGTGTGCGTGACGGGGTCGCCGTTCGCATCGAGGACCGGCCGGCCGCTGGCATCCACCTCACCACGTTCCGCCGGTTCCGGCGTCAGCTGCAGCGGCACCTCGGCGCCGTCGCGCTCGACGACGACGTCCAGGGTCTTTCCCGGCGAGGCCTGGATGACAGCGGAGGCATCCGCGAAGGTCTCCATCGGCTTGCCGTCAATGGATACGATCACGTCGCCAGGCTCGAAGCCGGCTTCTGCTGCGGGGGACGCAGCGTCGTCCGCAGTGCACTCCTGCTGTGTGGAACCAGCCGGGATCATGCACTCGCTGACCGCGCTCACGGTGGTGCTCGCCTGCTGCACTCCGACCCCTGAGGCCATCAGAGTGAAGATGAGGATCGCCAGCAGCAGATTCATGAACGGCCCGCCGAGCATGACGATGACGCGCTTCCACACCGGCAGCTTGTAGAACACCCGCTCCTCAGCGCCTTCGGCGATCGTCTCGTCGTTGGCGGAGCGCGCGTCCTGCACGAGCGAGGCGAACATCCCCTTGGCGGGCCCCGTCTTCGATGAGGGCGGATACATGCCCGACATCGAGATGAAGCCGCCGAGCGGCAGCGCCTTGACGCCGTACTCGGTTTCGCCGATGCGCTTGGACCACACGCGGGGCCCGAATCCGATCATGTACTGCCCGACGCGCACGCCGAACAGCTTCGCGGGCACCAGATGGCCCACCTCGTGCAATCCGATCGACACGCCGAGTCCGACGAGCATGAACAGGATGCCGCCCACATACAGCAGAATCTCCACCCGACCACGGTAGTGCCACGGGTGAGGAATCTGCTGTGGCGGACCGCCGCGTCCACCCCGCCGTGCGTGAGATCATGGGAGCGATATGACCACCACATCGCTGCCCCCTGTGCTCCGTCCCGCTGACCCACCCCGTCGCGCGCTGACCGAGCTGGCCGACCGCTTCGCCCGTGACGTCCGCGGTGACCTCGCTGACGTCCACCTCAGCGGCATCACCCTCGCCACCGCCGACCTTCGTGCCGGCGAGGCGTTCGTCGCCATCCAGGGCGTCAACCGACATGGCGCGGAGTTCGCGCAGACCGCCGCGGATCAGGGCGCCGTCGCCGTGATCACCGATGCTGCCGGGGCCGACATCGCGGCATCCGCCGGCCTGCCGATCGTCATCGTCGATGACCCGCGCGCGATCCTCGGCGATCTCAGCGCCTGGGTATACGGCACGGGGGCATCCGACCCGCTGCCGACGCTGTTCGGCACCACCGGCACCAACGGCAAGACCAGCGTCTCGCACCTGCTGCAGGGCATCTTCGATCAGCTCGGCGTCGTCTCTGGCCTGTCGTCGACGGCAGAGCGGCACATCGCAGGCCAGGTGATCGTGTCTCGGCTGACCACGCCGGAGGCATCCGAGATGCACGCGCTGCTCGCCCTCATGCGCGAGCGCGGCGTCGAGGCCGTCGCCGTCGAGGTCAGCGCGCAGGCGCTCTCGCGGCACCGCGTCGACGGCATCTTCTTCGACGTGGCCGGATTCACGAACCTCTCGCACGACCACCTCGACGACTACGCAGACATGGCGGAGTACTTCGAGGCGAAGCTGCCGCTGTTCACGCCGGAGCGGGCGCGCCGCGGGGTCATCAGCCTCGACTCGCCATTCGGTGCCGATGTGGTCCTGCGCTCTGGCATCCCCGTGGTCACCGTCGGCACGCCGGCGATCGCCGCCGATGCGGATGCTGCCGCGCAGGCCGACTGGGTCGTCACGATCGATGACGAACGTCAGAACGGCACCGTTTTCACGCTGACCGGTCCGGAGGGCCGCTCACTGACGACCGTCGTGCCGGTGATCGGACCGCACATGGCCGCCAACGCCGGACTCGCGATCGTGATGCTGCTGGAGGGCGGCTACGACTGGGACCGCATCGTGTCGGCCCTGGAGCGGGACGGACAGATCCTCGCCCACCTCCCGGGGCGCACCCAGTTCGTCTCGGGCGAGTCGGGCCCCGCGGTGTACGTCGACTTCGGGCACACCCCTGACGCCTTCGAGAAGACCCTCGCCGCCGTCCGCCGCGTCACACCGGGCAAGGTGCTGATGCTGTTCGGCGCTGACGGCGACCGTGACGCCACGAAGCGTCTCGACATGGGCCGCGCGGCCGTCCTTGGCAGCGACATCCTGGTGGTCACCGACCACCACCCTCGCTTCGAGGACCCGGCGTCGATCCGCGCGACGCTCATCGAGGGCGCACGCGCCGCCCGTCACGACGCCGAGATCCACGAGTTCTCACCGCCCGAGGACGCGATCACCGCCGCCGTCGGGATGGTGGGCGACGGGGATGCCATCCTCTGGGCGGGCCCAGGACACCAGGACTACCGCGACATCCGCGGCGTCCGCACGCCGTACTCGGCGCGCGAGCTCGCCAGGCGGGCTCTGCAGGCCGCCGGGTGGGCCGTGCCCGACTCGGCATGGCCGGTCCCCTACACCGACTGAGCGCCGCTGTGGTCTGACCTAGACCGCCGCGATGAGGGCATCCGCCTTCTCGCGCGCCCAACGCTCGGCCTCGGCGAGGGTCTCGATCGTCAGATCGTCCGGCGCATCGTGGGCGTCGATGACGCGCGCGATGGTGTCGACGATGCCGAGGAAGCTCAGGCGGCCGTCGTGGAAGGCATGCACGGCCTGCTCGTTGGCTGCGTTGTAGACCGCGGGGAAGGTCTTGCCGGCGCGCCCGACGGACTTCGCCAGCGCCACAGCCGGGAACGCCTCATCGTCGAGCGGCTCGAAGGTCCAGCTGGTCGCCTGGCGCCAGTCCAGTGGG from Microbacterium sp. H1-D42 carries:
- a CDS encoding DUF6596 domain-containing protein; the encoded protein is MNRSDAAAPGDAASDRVLSSVVRAESARIVGALTTRLGSFELAEEAVAEAVEEALIHWRRSGVPPNPGGWLTTAARRNALDRLRRKKRYREKLAQIGESLTEHDGEGPAETDERLPTLFACCHPALPAAAQLALTLRAVCGLTTAQIARATLSTPTAVGQRIVRAKRKITASGIPLRVPQGDERSSRLDIVLTVVSVMYSEAHLIDGGDAAADRDVADDALWLAQVIATALSDEPEAHGLVALLSFHRSRERARAVDGELVLLADQDRSRWDEALIAAGQRALERAAALRRPGRWQLHAAIAACHSDARPRPGAAEVDTDWTQIVVLYDMLLVFDASPVVRLNRAVALGEWGRPAAALTEVDALADRLEDFHLWHAVRAHLLLRLGRRTEAKAADARAQALTTNLAEQRLLAARLAAPLS
- a CDS encoding YciI family protein; this translates as MKYVIMFTSTPTNDAALSPEVGEELYGRVYQWFQDNEAAIVDSGAELQPVETATTVRHGAQGPVVVDGPFTEAREAVGGFTLIDVADLDAAIALARSWPMLELEGTSVEIRPAVTDYSQFEQ
- a CDS encoding site-2 protease family protein, which encodes MEILLYVGGILFMLVGLGVSIGLHEVGHLVPAKLFGVRVGQYMIGFGPRVWSKRIGETEYGVKALPLGGFISMSGMYPPSSKTGPAKGMFASLVQDARSANDETIAEGAEERVFYKLPVWKRVIVMLGGPFMNLLLAILIFTLMASGVGVQQASTTVSAVSECMIPAGSTQQECTADDAASPAAEAGFEPGDVIVSIDGKPMETFADASAVIQASPGKTLDVVVERDGAEVPLQLTPEPAERGEVDASGRPVLDANGDPVTHTVGYAGVTSQIEYVRQPIGTGTDLAMQQTGAVASLIVNLPAKLWDVGVSLFTDQERDPNGPLSVVGVGRIAGEVAATDAPVLNRLVVLMNLLAALNIALFVFNLVPLLPLDGGHVVVALWDGLKRLWAKLTGRPQPKPVDATKLVPLTVIVAVLLIGMGALLLLADIFKPMNILGG
- a CDS encoding UDP-N-acetylmuramoyl-L-alanyl-D-glutamate--2,6-diaminopimelate ligase, whose amino-acid sequence is MTTTSLPPVLRPADPPRRALTELADRFARDVRGDLADVHLSGITLATADLRAGEAFVAIQGVNRHGAEFAQTAADQGAVAVITDAAGADIAASAGLPIVIVDDPRAILGDLSAWVYGTGASDPLPTLFGTTGTNGKTSVSHLLQGIFDQLGVVSGLSSTAERHIAGQVIVSRLTTPEASEMHALLALMRERGVEAVAVEVSAQALSRHRVDGIFFDVAGFTNLSHDHLDDYADMAEYFEAKLPLFTPERARRGVISLDSPFGADVVLRSGIPVVTVGTPAIAADADAAAQADWVVTIDDERQNGTVFTLTGPEGRSLTTVVPVIGPHMAANAGLAIVMLLEGGYDWDRIVSALERDGQILAHLPGRTQFVSGESGPAVYVDFGHTPDAFEKTLAAVRRVTPGKVLMLFGADGDRDATKRLDMGRAAVLGSDILVVTDHHPRFEDPASIRATLIEGARAARHDAEIHEFSPPEDAITAAVGMVGDGDAILWAGPGHQDYRDIRGVRTPYSARELARRALQAAGWAVPDSAWPVPYTD